TTTTAAGTTTTGCCCACAAGTGTTTTTTAAACTTAGTCTTATATTATGGTGCAAAAAATCAACTCTAGCTCATTGTTGAATGCAAAGTTTGATATCTGTTGTAGCTATAAAGCTTAATCTGACGTTACTTGTGGCTTATTTTATGGTTCACAAGTTGGCTCATTTAATGATTCAAGTCACAGCTTTCCCCAGAAGAACAGTTAAAAATTGAAAGATTGTTGCCCTAGGAAGTATTATCTCTAAAAACAGCCAGAGAATTAGGTTTAATTATTGACTACTATGAGTTAGAAACTGGCTGGTTTCAAATATTTATTACAGGTGAGGATAAGCCTGTGAGCGTTAGTAAGTCAAGCATAATCACTTGGGTACAAGAACAAGAAAGGCTCAACTGAGTAACCATATAAACCACCACAATCAGCTAACGCCTCAGTTTTCAAAATAATCCCAAAAAAGCATAAATGGAATTGTCAGTAAAAATACCCTCAATTCCTTGCTGCTACTTGATTGAGCTATCTCGTCCGCTTGGAAATGAGAAACATCAAGCTCGTTACTACTTAGGTTCATGCGCGAACCTCAAGAAAAGATTTCAGCAGCATCTACAAGGGTCTGGAGCGGCATTTACTCGTGCTGCGATCAAACGCGGCATTGAATTCAAAATTGTCTATGTATGGAAGACCTCAAGTAAACAAGAAGCCCGTCAGCTTGAAATTCAACTTAAGCGATATAAAAACCACGGACAATTATTAAGGAGAGTGCAAAATGCCAAAACGAATTCGACAAAAACTAGGTAGATACCATTTCAGACGTAGATTACGTGGAAAAGTTTTGCTGTCAAAGGTTATAAGCTTTAGTTGCTATCAACAGAACCATCAATAAAAAACCTGTACAACTGCAAGTAAATTCATTCGCAATAACAATATTCAACCACCATGTGTTATTACAGTACTCAAGATATCGGGTAGTGAAGAAAAAATTTTCTTGTCCAACAATGGATTGTTTAGCTATAAATATGCCATTGAAAACCACAAATTATTCTCACCGGAAATAGCGTCAGTTGCTAGTTAAATCAGCTATCACTTAAATCTACTATAGCCTGCCATATCTGGCAGGCTAAAAACTGTTGTAATCTTTATTAAAGATGCAAAGACTGGAGGTGTACGTAGAATTGTTACTGAATGAATAATTAAAAATGCCCAGTAACACTAAACTAAAACTGGAATTTTATAGACAAAAATATAGCTTTTTTAGGTCAAAATGCCAATTACAGTCATGTTATATTATCTTATTGATATTTAACTAACGAGTTAATTGTTTAATTAACCATGATATTTGTTGATTACTAATTTTTTCTTGCTGACATTTAATCTGTAATGGCTTTTCATCAGTAACCAAGATTCTCTCGAAGGTTTTGGCGTAGTGGAGGTTTAGAGCATCTTGAACGCTGAGTGTACCGTCACGATATTTTCGAGCAGCATTAAACCAAGTAGATTCAGTTTGAATAGTTTGAAATCCAAATTTATTGATTATTTTTATAAAATCGGTATAATTTGGATGCTGAAACTCCGAAATCACCACATCCAGAACTTCAACAGAAGTTAGTTGGATAAATGCTGAGTGGCGATAAGCTTGTTGTAACTCAATCAGAGCAATAGTATCTAATAGAACAATCACATTATATCCTCCTCACCTTGTTTTAACCATTCAGAGAGTTTTTCCCGTACAGTTAAAACATGTTCTCCTAAAATTTCGGCAGATCGAGATACAGTAAGTTTCTTTTCTATTAATGCCGTATAAACCAAGCGTTCCAAACGATTCAGCCTTTCTGGTAATGGTAGTTTCTCTGGCTCATCTTCTGGCCCATATTTCTTGTTGAGTACGCCTAACTGTTGACCCTTTTGCTGCTTTGTAATTAATTCAGCTTGTTCTGCTCGATACAATATTGTGCGAAGACTGATGCCGTAACGTCGCTTGATATCTTTTAAGAGCGGTTCAGGAAGCCAGCGATTACGGTAGGCATGAAGCTCTCGTAAGACAGCACCTCTAGGCATCAGTACTGCACCGGCTAAATGATTGGCAGCTTTTTCTCGTGGTTCAGTTGGACGAGAACGGGTTTGGGGTACTTTGTATTCACGACGATGAAAAATTAAGTGTGCCACTTCATGAAGGGCAGTAAAAAATTTTCTTTCTGTGGGATGGTCTTCATTGACAAAAATTACCGCACCCCAAGCCTCAGTATAGGCGGAGAAACCAGAAACTTTTGCTGGTAGCAAGTATGGGATAACTTTAAGACCTTTTGATTCTAATAAAGCTAATACGTCACCAATAGGTGTTAATTCTCCTACTCCTAACCAGTCTCTTACCTCTGTTGCTAACTCTTCTACAAGTATTTCGTCATAACCTTCTAGGGGACGGAGTGCAGGTATTGCAGGAACCTCTCCTAGCAACGCTTCTACTTCAGCATAGTCAACAGCTTTTTGGGTTAAATGGTCTCGCACATAGGGGGTAAGCGCAGATGGTTCATCAGCTCGGAAAAGCAAGTTAACTTCTAGTTGCCCAATCCCCTTTAGAGAGTCTGTTGGTTGATCAAGTAGAAGTTCTAGCGATACTCCTAAGACTCTAGCAATTTTAGAAATTTGTAGCAGTGATGGTTCGCGTTCGCCTCGTTCCCATGCTGCGATTGTTTGCCGAGTTACGCCTATCTGTTCTCCCAGTTGTTCCTGGGAAAATCCTGTTTGCTCTCTATAAATACGAATTGAGTTAACATTTTCCATTTGCAATTTGACGATTTATGATGTCTAAATGTTATATTGTGTTAGACTGAGTTAAATTTTTGACAAATAAACAGTTATGGCCATTACTACAAATACTGTTGAGATTGTCTGGTGCCAAGCTATGGTTGTGCCTCATTACGACCCTCGTGTTTGGCGTAAAGACCAATGCGGTGCTTGGATTAATAGATACGAATATGGCAATAGAAACTCCCCTTATGGCTGGGAAGTAGACCATATAACACCTGTTGCTTTGGGTGGTAGTGATGTATTATCAAATCTCCGTCCCCTTCAATGGAAGAATAACGCTAGTAGGCAAGCGGTTCGACTCGTCTGCTCGGTAATATCTGTAGGAAATCTTAATATGGTTACTTACTAGTAGACTGTTATGTTTCTGGATTACATGACAAATAGCGACAGATAGTTGGCGGAAAACAAAGTATTTTTGTTATTTATTTTTAACATTTATCAGGTGCAAATGTCGAAAAAAAGGAATTAATATGTAGTTTCTTAGTCAGAAATGAGTTGCGAAGGTAGCAGGAGAATGCCTAATTAGCAACAACTGATAGTCAGCAATAATTATGCTGTCACAGGACAACGAGTATTGATTGTTACACTACCCTCTGTTAAATGTTCTAAGTTTATTCAATAAATTTTAAATAGTAGAAGTAGTAATGGTATTTCCTAGAGTTAATCCAAACTTGCCTCCCAACTTTTATGAGCTTGATGAGTACACCTTTCAGGACTTGTGCTGTGATCTGCTCTCAGAACAACCTAGAATCGCTACTTGTGATGTTTATGGCACACGAGGACAACAGCAAGATGGAATTGACCTTTTAGCACATTGTGATGATGGAATTTACACTGAAGTGGGACAGTGTAAATGTTATAAAGATTTTCCACCTCGGAAGATTATTGATGCGTCAGATGAATTTTTTCAATACATCGACTACTGGCTAAACAAAAAGGTTCGGCGATTTATTCTATTTGTTGGCTGCGATCTCAGTCAAACTCAGCGACAAAAACAAATTGAGATTGAAAAGCAGCGCTTTGCCTGTTTTAACATTCAGTACGAGGTTTGGTCAGCAAGCACAATACGCCAAAAGTTAGCACCTCACCCTGAAATTGTTCTTCGTTACCTGCGATCGCAGGAGTGGGTAGAAAAAATTTGTGGTCGTGTACCTCAACCATACCCTCAACTTGCTGAGAACTCTAGAGCTACAGAGTTAACGTTTGGGGTTCTTAGTTCAAAACTTGAGCGTCTATCTTCTGACTTATCTAAGACAAAAGCCAAACAACTAGAAGAGTACCGCGAACTTTATCGGCAAGGACATTTACAACGAGCCTACGCCTGCCTTGAAGCCCTTCGAGGCGATGAAAATTGGGATGTCTTCGATAAACCCTTGCAGGCACAGATTTTACAGTCCATGTCAGGGTATTTTCTCAGCGTAGAGCAGAATATTGAGAAAGCTAAAACATTAGCGGTAGAGGCACGCAGCCTTGATCCAGAAGGAGATAATTCTCTTCTACAAAGTTTGATTATTTATCACGCAAAGGGTGCAGAAGCTGCATTGAAGCAGATTGATAGCACCTCCAGTATAGACATTTTTAATCTCAAACTTGGCTTGTTGCTAGAAACACAACGCACAGATGAGGTTATTACAACGCTGCAAGACTTTCCTCCAGGTTTTGAACCGGATGCAGAAACTAACCGCATACACGCTCTAGCACTTTTAGACATAGGGGATATTACTGCTGCTCAAGTAAAGATTCAGCAAGCTTGTTATGAAAAACCAAATTGGGAAAAGATTCAGATATCTGAGGCTACGATCAATTACTACAGTGTACTCTCACCTGCTGTCCCTAAGCGTTTAATCAACTACCCTCAGCCTGTTGACTGGTCATTAATTAAGCGAGACGACGAAAGTTTAAAACGTCTACGTATGGCAGCATATCAGTTTAACCACTTGGCATCTCAAACTGAGCGAGGAGAGAAAGAACGCCAGTATTGGCAAGTGTGGTATTTAGCTTGTTTAGCTAACGACCCAGACCGTCAGTCAGAAGCTCAAGACTTATGCCGTACCCTTCTTGCTGAAGACCCAACTAATCCACAAGCAATTGTTTGGGGAACTGTTCGCAATTATGAAATTGATTTAGTTGCCAGTCAGCAAGTATTGGAAGTATTTGTGGAAAAGTCAGGCAACGATATTGAGCGTATTGCGGCTCTGTTTGGAATATATATTTATTTTGGGATTACCAAGCAAGCCTTAGAGTTACTAAATCATAACAGAGAGAAATTTGAGCAAACTGGAAACCAAGAATTATGGCTTTTTTGGCATATTCAAGCTTTAGCAATAAATGGAGAGTTTGATACTGCGTTTCAAGAAGCCGAAAGCTGTAGCAATCTCAGTTTTCGTCGCAGTATTCAAGAAGGCATCCGTAGAGAAAAAGCGCGGATGAGCGGTGAATGGCAGGAATTTGCTGAATATCTAGATAAAAGCTGGCAGGAAAGCCGTAATGGTCAATATTTATGGGAATCTTGTCAGTTGCAAGCTAGTTTACAAAACTGGGCTTATGTAGCCGATAAGGCAGATGATTTAGTAAACACAGTAGGAACAGCAGATGCTCTGGGTCTGGCAGCACAATGTGCTTCAGAGGCTGGTCGCTATGAGCAATGCTTTCAACTTTTGAATAAGCATCAACGGCTTTTCCCTGGTGGGAACTTACCTCCATATTTGCGTCACTTCAGAGCCTATTGTCAAGCCAAACTAGGGTTGATTTCACAGGCCGTCGCTGAGGCAGAGGATTTAGTACGATCGCAAGAGACGGTTGAAAACTTAGTAACCTTGATAGTACTTCAGCGAGATCAAGGAAATCTTCGAGGAGTAGCGATTACAGCTTCCCGACTACTAAGGCATGAAAATGTTCACCCAAATGCCCTATTGCAGGTAGCAAGGTGGTTATTATCAGAAGATCCTGAATTGTCACGTCAGTTATGGCAGCAGGCAATTACTGCAACAATTGAACCCGAAATTTTAGGGGAAGTGATTACATTAGGATACAACTTGGGATTAGATCGTGAAGTCCAACCTTTTGCACAACGGGCAAGGATTCTTGCTATAAGCGGAGAAGGCCCATTTCATGCTGTAGAAGTGCATGAACTTCTTGAACTACAAAGAGAATGGGCAGAAAATGCGGCTTCAATGAATCGCAAATATGACAATGCTGAAGCTCCGATCCATTTAATTGCCCAAGCGCGTAGATTGGCACTCACTAGCATTTTCCGAGTTCTTCTCAATGAAAATGCTAACAAACCTAATCCCCATATTCAGCCAGCAGTATTGATACGCTATGGGGCCCGTCCCTTTCCAGAAGAATTTGCAGACTCCAGCAATCAATGGCGACTGCACCTAGACATATCAGCCTTTTTGCTAGCTGCTCACCTTGGTATTTTGGATGTAGTGGAACGACGATTTAGTCCAATTCGGATTTCTGCAACACTACCAATTGCTCTTTTGCAAGAGTGTGAGTACTTCCTACAGCATCAACCTTCTCGGCTGGCAAATCACCGCGAAATCATACGACTGTGCCAATCAGGACAATTACGAGAACTATCTCAGTCTCCAACACCAGAATTTAATGAATTAATCGAACAATTGGGTGAACAATCAACTATTTTGCTGGAGCAAGCTCGTGCAGAAAACGGGTTTGTGGTTGAGTTCTTGCCGTTAGAGCGACTAGATATCAAGGGCATCAGTCAGATCGTTGTACTTGATGAAGCAGATCAGCAACGAATGATCAACTGTCGTGCGTTGGTCGAAGTGTTGAAAGAAGAAGGGATTTTATCCAGTAACTCATATGAAACGGCATTGAATGATCTTGGGGATCAAAGGTATCAAGATTTGCCACCAAAATTACCAGCACGGAATGACTTGATATTTGTTAACTCTGAGTTAGCTAATCTCCTAGCTGGGTCAGATTTACTAGCGAGAGTCTGTCGCCATTTTCGAGTTTTTGTAACATATGACTGTATTCGTGAAGGACAGGCAGCAATCAATGCCTATGAGCATTCATCTGAAGTTATAAGATGGCTGAGAGGGCTTATTCAGCGTGTTTCAACTGGATTAGAGCAAGGAAAATATGAAGCGATCGCAGTTGCAAATCCTGACTCCGAACAAGAGCTTGAGTTGCTGCATTCATGGAAAGAGAATGGATTAACAGTATACGACTTATTTAGATATACGCCTCAGCCAGGAGATGTTATTTGGATTGACGATCGCTTCTTCAGCAAATACCCGTATCGAGATAACATTGTGCCAATCATTGGTGTGCTAGAAATTTTGGAGGCATTACGGGTAAAAGGGGATCTAAGTGAAACAAGTTACTATAAGAAAATTTTACAACTCCGCGCTGGCAACATTCGGTACATTCCCATCACCAGTAAAGAAATTATCTATCATTTGAAGCAAGCACAAATACAGAATGGAAGAATTCAGGAAACAGAAGAACTAACAGTCATGCGTCGCTACGTTGCTTCTTGTTTATTAGATTCGCATAGACTTCAACGTCCTCCGATACCTGAAGGTTCACCTAGTCCTGACGGTGAATTGATGTTTGTCTTTGAGTGCTTCCGCGCAACACAAGATTCAATCGGCGAAATTTGGGTAGATACCAATCTTTCAGAAGAAATAGCCATTGCTTACTCTGATTGGATTTTAGAAAATTTATATACTGGTACTTTTGGTGTTCGACATCTATTGCCCAATGTTGATCTAAATAATGATGGGCTTGATTTTATCAGCCAAGACATTAGCAGTCTCTACTTTCAAGGTCTTAAATTTTGGGAAATTGAAATTAACGATATCCATGAAACTCCCAATCGCCGTCAGCAGTATTTTGAGTGGCTTGAGCAACGAATAATAGAGAGACGTTTTAGAGCAAACCCAGAGTTGAGTACTTCTGTGGCGCAATTAATCAAGAACATTATTCTTTATCTGGGGCGAGAGCAAGAAAGGGACGAATCACTGCAAGACTTGAACCAAAGAATGTTGCAGCAGTTTTACCGGGATCTTCCAGAAGTGCTAAAGGATGAACTAAACACCGATCCTGAATTGATGGCTTATCTTCAGATTCAAATGGTTGAATCTATCAATCTCACATTGCCAGATTCGCCCACCCCTCTCGTATTTCCGGCATTAGAATTTTTACCAGCGATCGCAACAGCGATTAATGACCAAGATAGTATAATTACAGCATTACAGCCACAAACAGCTTTTAAAATTCAGGCAGTTCAGAATAATTCTTCCATTCAACTCCGCTTTATCAATGAAGCAGACTCAATAATTTATGTGTGGCAAGACGATGTAATGCTTCTGGCATCAGATAATCCTAATGTACGCGAACAAGTTTTGCGATCGCATCATTTCTGGTTTGACTGTGATAATTCTAGATTTGAAAAGGTGATTGGCGAAATTCTATCCACCACAGACCTCCGCAGACGTATTGACCAAGCAAATGTATGGCGTAATCAATCAGCAGCAGTTTTTTACTTATCATTTGAGCAGAAATTACGTCACGCTCATACCTTTAGAATTGATGAGTTAATCCCTCCGTCAGGTGCAGGTCTGCTACGACATTTTCATCTTGAACTATGTGCAGCAGAAAATTTGAACTTTCATGAAAAATTAAACAGGGCAGCAGAATCCTTATTGCTTACCGAAGGACTTGAGATTTGCCTAGAACGTCTTGCTTGTCTTCCGGTGAAACTTCCTATGCAAGTAAGAGAAGCATTTAGCCAGTTGCCATCAAGCGAGAGACAAGCTTTGCTACATAGGCTTGTACCTCAATTACCATCTCCGGTATGCAAACTACATCTGATTGATTTAGCACTGCTTTGTCCCGACTCGGCTGGCTTAGTTCAAAATATCCTTGACGAACTTTTTGATGAACTGGGTGAAATTCACTTCCGATTATTTAAAGCGATTCTTAATCTCTTGGGTAGTGAGTTTAGTTACTGGAGTGAGACGAGAGAATGGGTATCGTCTATTCAACTAGCAATGATTTGGGCACATGCAAGTAAACTGCATAATCTGCTCTACCATCCCACAATGCAATTAGAAGAGTTGACTCAAGTCTTAGAAAGGAATACTAGGTTTCTCCCAATGAGTGCCGACATTCTCGATCGCAATCCAGAATTCTGGAATGATGTTCTCCACCCCCGGCGACTTAGCAGGATGAATCTGGTAGTTCATGGACTGGCAGCAATCTTAGTAGAGCATGATTCAGAGTTTCTCAAAGCAGTAGAAGTTCCAGCAAAGATAGCTGCCTTTGCTGTTAAAACTGTTGAAGGTCAGCAATACCTTGCTACAGAATTATTTCATGATGACTCATCTCTGGCTCAAAATAACTTGGGATCTCTACTAGGCGGAGAACGCAGCGACTACTTAACTCCTTTACTTGGAACAGACTTAGGACATCAAGTTGCATCTAATAATTTAAAAACACGGGTGGAAAATGCTATTGACACTCTTTCTAGTGAACCTCTATATAAAAATGAATGGCTATTGATTATTGGAATAATTCTAGACTTACCAATCTACAAAGATTTAACAGATAAACTTAACAGTCTAGTGACAAATCTCAATGTAGTTGAAATTTATAAGAACGAACCATCTACTGCAATGTTTGCCCTGATTGTAGCGTCAGATCATGCAGTCAATACTGGAAATGAAAGTTTATGCTCACGATTAGAACAAGACTTAATTCAGATAGCCAGTTTAATTAATATTCAAGAAAAGATAGAACAGGTAGATGATGGGATTTATGCCAATGTATTAGAAATTGCTCTCAAACTTGCTATAAGACCAAACGATCCACGCAGGACAAGCCGCTCCCTAAATATTCTACTGGACAAACTTTTCCTTACTTGGTTACGTTTTGCGAGTAGGCGCGTTAATGGATTATTCACTGTAACTCAAGATTTACCTGCTAATCAACTACATGGATGCTGGAAAACTATCTTACTTTTTCGAGCTTTATGTACTGAATAATGCGGATACAAAATACTTTTAAGTATTTACTATTGCCAAAATGATATGTAAGACTCATTTCGATAATTTTAGAGATGTAACCCAGTCATTCTATTACCTTTTTTAAAAAGAATATTAACCTTTTGTTAGTTAGATTCAGATTATAAATTAATGTACATTTAGCCCACTGATAATTATGTTAAAATCATCAAAAATAGAGACAGATAAAACAATACAAGCGAAAAAAATTCTTACTCGCATAGCAGTAGGACTAGTAGAACAACAAGAACAAATCACTAAAAAAAGTGTCCCTCCTATCACTAGTCCTAACGAACATATTAAATCTGGACTTGAACAATTATCTGTCTTGTGCATCAGCTACAAAACCATGCCACCTTTGCATCATAAAGAGGTAGTAAATTGGCTACACCAACCTGTAGAAGATTGGTCTGGAGTCGGGGAATTAATGGCTGATGCTAATCTTTTCGGCTCACTTTTATTTCTGGGACAACCTACAGATTTAGCTTACGAGTTAAGTGAAAGAATACGCTCAGGCAATCCTGACATAGAAATTCAAGACATTCCTTTCAAAGAAATTCTGGAATACTGTTCTGAAAATAAGTTAGATGAGCAATACATAAAAGCTAGGCTATTTCTAGTACAAAATCCTCATTTAGAGTGGGGAACCAAAATTATTAACAGCGATTTAGATTGGGAACCTGAAATTCGTTCCTTATTATGTGCCACTTATGAACGTATCCCCCTAACTTGTCGGGTTAAACGAAATGGGGTTGAACAGATAGCACTATGTCCAAGATGTGGATGGACTTTGGAGTGGCAAGGCTCTTCACGCCGTCGTGCAGTTTGTTACAGCGATTTGTGTTCCCGACTTGTTAATCTAAACGCTCCCGAAAAGTGGATTCCATACCGTCCAGAATCAATGCGAACTATTCGCGGTATCCAGGCTTCTGTAGTGGCTCCAGAACGGTCATTAATCCAATTAAGAGATACTCTAGTCAATCTAGGCATAGATTGCTCCCTTTGGCCCAGTGTAGATAATTATGATTTAATGATTAAATTTCCAGATGGGAAAGTTTGGGCAGTAGATATGAAAGACCAAGCAAATGCTAGAGAACTGGCTTGTTCTTTAAAACCTTTCAAACAATTTCCTGCATGGAATAAAGCTTTTTATATTTTTCCGGATTACAGATACAAAGGTAAATATAAAAAAGTATTTCAAGCTGTTTGGGATGTGAGATGTCAAGAAAACTCTGCTCTCAGAGATATAGGTATTTTCTCGCTGAAACAGTTTCTTGGTCAAGTTAAAAATTTTAAATCCTTTGAGGAGCAAAAATGAGAGATTGGCAAGATTGGTTAAAAGAGATTAGTAAAGAACTCCTCCGATTAGGACAAGATGATTTAATTCCTGTTACCTTTACCAAAACAGAAAGTAAAAGATTCTTTGAGGTTGAATTAGTAATAACTCTCCACGCCGAAATTTATCAAAGTGCAAGCAACAGTAATATTAAAGAAGCCTGGAGTTTATTAACAAACTTCATTCCGACCGAATTAATGAACAACCAGAAGCTGATAGAAGCTTGCACCAGAGTACGTCATAGAGTCCGGTATATTCGCACAGCAACAGCTTGGAACAAATCCCTTCTGTGGTATAGTCAACAACCTCTAAGCATCAGGCTCTTTGACGTATCTTTAGAGTCAGGAACATACACCAGGCAACCTGTAGTTAATTATGTTCCGCTGCGTGTAGAAACTATCAACAAGGCATTAAATGAACCAGCCGAGCATAAGCCCATATCGCGAAATTGGGCGAAATCAGAAAAAGAATATTGCTTTTATATTAATTCACAAGCAGTTTCAGTAGTTATTCCCACTAAACTAATTGAAGGAATTAAGGAGTGCTTATCTAACATTAGCACCACTGCAATACCAGTTAGTGAGCAACCAAGACGCCCATCTCCTTTATCTCCTTTGACAATAAGATTATGCGATTTAAGGGAATCAGCAATAAAACTTGAAGAAAAACTACCAGGACGAAAATGGCTTGAAAGATGGGAGCAGTTAAATTCATCTCTATCTTTAATAGGAGAAAACTTAGAGCCTACTGATGAATTAACAATAAATGGGATTTTTCACTTATTAGGACCTACAGGTTCTGGCAAAAGTACTATTATCTATTTGTCGGTACATGATTTGTGTGAAAAATATGCAATATCCGACAAAAATTTCCGTATCTGCATTATTGTTAATACGGTGACTGATGCCATCAATATGGCAGCTGATTTCGTAAAGATGGGCTTATCAGCTGCTCCAATATTGGGAAAAGCCAGAGGTTCTCATCAGTATCAATATGGAATGGCTCACGCCAACAAGCTACAACCAGAAGATTTATACCAACCTTACGACCCAGTAGAAGACACTAAGAATGCAGAATTATTAGACAATCCTGCTCTTCCTTGGCTAACAGGAAAATGTATCCTTTCCGGACTACTGGGTGAGGGTTCCATTCCGGCAGGTCAAGAACCCTGCCATAGTTTAGTAAGCCCAGAAGACATCAAAAAACAAGAAAAAAATTCCTCAGACAAAGTTACATATCATAGTTGCCCATTTCTTCCCATCTGTCCGGTTCACCAAGCAAACCGTGATTTAATCAATGCCTCTGTCTGGGTGGCTACTTCTGCTGCTTTTATTTACACGGCGATGCCTCCGGAATTA
This is a stretch of genomic DNA from Nostoc sp. KVJ3. It encodes these proteins:
- a CDS encoding HNH endonuclease signature motif containing protein; this translates as MAITTNTVEIVWCQAMVVPHYDPRVWRKDQCGAWINRYEYGNRNSPYGWEVDHITPVALGGSDVLSNLRPLQWKNNASRQAVRLVCSVISVGNLNMVTY
- a CDS encoding XRE family transcriptional regulator, which gives rise to MENVNSIRIYREQTGFSQEQLGEQIGVTRQTIAAWERGEREPSLLQISKIARVLGVSLELLLDQPTDSLKGIGQLEVNLLFRADEPSALTPYVRDHLTQKAVDYAEVEALLGEVPAIPALRPLEGYDEILVEELATEVRDWLGVGELTPIGDVLALLESKGLKVIPYLLPAKVSGFSAYTEAWGAVIFVNEDHPTERKFFTALHEVAHLIFHRREYKVPQTRSRPTEPREKAANHLAGAVLMPRGAVLRELHAYRNRWLPEPLLKDIKRRYGISLRTILYRAEQAELITKQQKGQQLGVLNKKYGPEDEPEKLPLPERLNRLERLVYTALIEKKLTVSRSAEILGEHVLTVREKLSEWLKQGEEDIM
- a CDS encoding GIY-YIG nuclease family protein; the encoded protein is MELSVKIPSIPCCYLIELSRPLGNEKHQARYYLGSCANLKKRFQQHLQGSGAAFTRAAIKRGIEFKIVYVWKTSSKQEARQLEIQLKRYKNHGQLLRRVQNAKTNSTKTR